In one Triplophysa rosa linkage group LG13, Trosa_1v2, whole genome shotgun sequence genomic region, the following are encoded:
- the thoc3 gene encoding THO complex subunit 3, with amino-acid sequence MASSYYQEMQENFKNNNKSREFPAHSAKVHSVAWSCDGRRLASGSFDKTASVFVLEKDRLVKENNYKGHGDSVDQLCWHPTSPDLFVTASGDKTIRIWDVRTTKCMATVSTKGENINICWSPDGQTIAVGNKDDVVTFIDAKTHRARGEEQFKFEVNEISWNNDNDMFFLTNGNGCINILSYPDLKLIQSINAHPSNCICIKFDPTGKYFATGSADALVSLWDVQELVCVRCFSRLDWPVRTLSFSHDGKMLASASEDHFIDIAEVETGEKLWEIQCESPTFTVAWHPKRPLLAYACDDKEGKYDSNREAGTVKLFGLPNDS; translated from the exons ATGGCGTCCTCGTACTATCAAGAGATGCAGGAAAATttcaagaataataataaaagcagAGAGTTCCCGGCTCACAGCGCTAAAGTGCATTCGGTAGCCTGGAGCTGTGATGGGAGGCGACTGGCATCCGGATCATTTGATAAAACCGCGAGCGTGTTTGTCCTAGAAAAAGATCGACTG GTAAAAGAAAACAACTACAAAGGTCACGGAGATAGTGTGGATCAGCTGTGCTGGCATCCCACCAGCCCTGATCTGTTTGTCACTGCATCAGGAGACAAGACCATCCGCATCTGGGATGTACGGACCACCAAATGCATGGCCACAGTGAGCACGAAAG GGGAGAATATAAACATTTGTTGGAGTCCTGATGGTCAAACCATTGCTGTCGGAAACAAGGATGATGTTGTAACTTTTATTGACGCCAAGACACACCGTGCACGTGGTGAGGAGCAGTTTAAGTTCGAGGTCAATGAGATTTCCTGGAATAATGACAATGATATGTTCTTCTTAACAAATGGCAATGGCTGCATCAACATATTGAG TTACCCCGATCTCAAGCTCATTCAGTCAATCAATGCCCATCCGTCCAACTGTATCTGCATTAAGTTTGATCCCACCGGGAAGTATTTTGCCACAGGAAGTGCAGATGCTCTGGTCAGTCTGTGGGATGTGCAAGAGCTGGTGTGTGTTCGCTGCTTCTCAAG ACTAGACTGGCCTGTGCGGACGCTCAGTTTCAGTCATGATGGTAAAATGTTGGCATCAGCCTCCGAGGATCATTTTATTGACATCGCTGAAGTCGAGACGG GTGAGAAGCTGTGGGAGATTCAGTGCGAGTCTCCGACATTCACTGTAGCGTGGCATCCGAAGAGACCACTGCTGGCTTATGCATGCGACGATAAAGAAGGCAAATATGACAGCAACAGAGAGGCAGGGACTGTCAAACTATTTGGCCTTCCTAATGACTCCTGA
- the cplx2b gene encoding complexin-2, whose amino-acid sequence MDFVMKQALGGATKDMGKMLGGEEEKDPDAQKKEEERQEALRQQEEERKAKHARMEAEREKVRQAIRDKYGLKKKEEKEAEEKAAMEQACEGSLTRPKKAIPAGCGAEDDEEGESILDTVLKFLPGPLQDMFKK is encoded by the exons GAGCCACTAAAGACATGGGTAAGATGTTAGGAGGAGAGGAGGAGAAGGATCCTGATGCCCAGAAAAAAGAAGAGGAGCGTCAGGAGGCTCTGAGACAACAGGAGGAGGAGAGGAAGGCCAAACATGCTCGCatggaggcagagagagaaaaggtCCGACAGGCCATTCGAGATAAG TATGGACTAAAGAAAAAAGAGGAGAAAGAAGCCGAGGAGAAAGCAGCTATGGAACAAGCGTGCGAGGGCTCACTGACTCGCCCCAAAAAGGCCATCCCAGCAGGCTGTGGGGCGGAAGACGACGAGGAAGGGGAGAGCATACTAGACACCGTTCTCAAATTCCTGCCTGGACCTCTGCAGGACATGTTTAAGAAGTAA